From Sediminibacterium sp. TEGAF015, a single genomic window includes:
- a CDS encoding MBL fold metallo-hydrolase → MKLHSINHSYFKLDGGAMYGVVPKSLWNKLNPADENNLCNWALRSLVIEDEGRLILIDTGMGFKQDAKFFGHYGMSDTKQIDEALGQIGFTRNDITDVFHTHLHFDHCGGSIEKIGDKLVTAFPNAIYWSNPIHWDWAVNPNDREKASFLKENILPIQNSGQLKMIDAPANEFTSDGLLESVPFTNNICIRFVNGHTRSMMLPQIQYRGKTIVYMADLLPSASHIPLPYVMGYDMFPLTTLKEKKTFLTEAVNKDYILFFEHDPSIECCTLQQTEKGVRMKEAIQLADL, encoded by the coding sequence ATGAAACTGCATAGCATCAATCATAGTTATTTTAAGTTAGATGGCGGAGCCATGTATGGAGTTGTTCCCAAATCACTCTGGAACAAATTGAATCCTGCCGACGAAAACAATCTTTGCAACTGGGCATTAAGAAGTTTGGTAATTGAAGACGAGGGACGATTGATTTTGATTGATACAGGCATGGGCTTTAAACAAGATGCGAAATTCTTTGGACACTACGGTATGTCTGATACAAAGCAGATAGATGAAGCTTTGGGACAAATTGGATTTACCAGAAATGATATTACAGATGTATTTCATACCCACCTGCATTTTGACCATTGCGGGGGTAGCATAGAAAAAATAGGAGACAAACTGGTTACGGCATTTCCCAATGCAATATACTGGAGCAACCCGATACATTGGGATTGGGCGGTGAATCCCAATGACAGAGAAAAAGCATCATTTTTAAAAGAAAATATTTTACCCATTCAGAATAGCGGGCAATTAAAAATGATAGACGCACCTGCCAATGAATTTACCAGCGATGGTTTATTGGAATCAGTTCCCTTTACCAATAACATTTGTATCCGTTTTGTTAATGGTCATACCAGGAGCATGATGTTACCTCAGATTCAGTATAGGGGAAAAACCATAGTTTACATGGCAGATTTATTACCTTCTGCTTCGCATATACCCTTGCCTTATGTAATGGGCTATGATATGTTTCCTCTCACTACCCTGAAGGAGAAAAAAACCTTCTTGACAGAAGCCGTAAACAAGGATTACATTTTATTCTTTGAACATGATCCAAGTATTGAATGCTGCACCCTGCAGCAAACAGAAAAAGGGGTCAGAATGAAAGAAGCTATTCA
- a CDS encoding MFS transporter — MSVTTASKKVINGWAMYDWGNSAYNLVITSTIFPAYYEAVTGDGNDQTLNDTVTLFGREYVNTALYNYALAIAFIVVALLSPILSSIADYKGNKKQFLFFFCTLGSAACSALYFYDKTNLAFGLACLIIACIGFWSSLVFYNSFLPEIAAPEDRDKVSAKGFAMGYIGSMILQVICFVFVLSPDSFGITVGKASQLSFLLVGIWWWGFGQLALKRLPKSVPAGGTKSNKEVFAGGYKELSKVWTQIQSMPVLKRFLFSFFFYNMGVQTVMLVATLYGKSELNIPTMNLIIAILIIQFIAIPGAYTIAWVSKITSNFKALMITIAFWIVLCVIGYTLPRNGIYEFYGLAVLVGFVMGGIQALSRSTYAKLMPETKDTTSYFSFYDVTEKVSIVVGMFSFGYINELSGSQRNSVLVLVIFFVIGLLILFSGAKLQSKQKAHETA, encoded by the coding sequence ATGTCTGTTACTACAGCCAGTAAAAAAGTCATCAATGGTTGGGCAATGTACGATTGGGGCAACAGCGCTTACAATCTGGTTATCACTTCCACTATTTTTCCCGCTTATTACGAAGCCGTTACCGGAGACGGCAACGATCAAACCCTGAATGACACCGTTACGCTTTTTGGGAGAGAATATGTAAATACCGCCCTGTACAATTATGCATTGGCAATTGCATTTATTGTAGTGGCCCTACTATCTCCCATACTATCGTCCATTGCAGATTACAAAGGCAATAAAAAACAGTTTCTGTTTTTCTTTTGTACACTCGGCAGTGCAGCTTGTTCAGCACTTTATTTTTATGACAAGACCAATCTGGCATTTGGCCTGGCCTGTTTAATCATTGCCTGCATAGGTTTCTGGAGCAGTCTTGTTTTTTATAATTCCTTTCTTCCGGAGATTGCTGCTCCAGAAGACAGAGACAAAGTAAGTGCTAAAGGATTTGCCATGGGCTATATTGGGAGTATGATTTTGCAAGTGATCTGCTTTGTATTTGTTCTATCTCCAGACAGTTTTGGTATTACAGTTGGCAAAGCTTCTCAGCTTTCTTTCTTATTGGTGGGTATTTGGTGGTGGGGATTCGGGCAGCTTGCTTTGAAAAGGCTACCTAAATCTGTACCTGCTGGCGGAACAAAATCCAATAAAGAAGTTTTTGCTGGCGGCTATAAAGAGCTAAGCAAAGTATGGACTCAAATCCAATCTATGCCCGTACTGAAAAGATTTTTATTTTCTTTCTTCTTTTACAACATGGGAGTTCAGACAGTTATGCTGGTAGCTACTTTATATGGCAAGAGCGAACTGAATATTCCTACCATGAATTTAATCATTGCCATATTGATAATTCAGTTTATAGCCATACCTGGTGCTTATACTATTGCATGGGTATCTAAAATAACCAGCAATTTTAAGGCATTGATGATTACGATTGCTTTCTGGATTGTGCTTTGTGTAATTGGGTATACACTACCCAGAAACGGGATTTATGAATTTTATGGATTAGCGGTATTGGTAGGATTTGTAATGGGAGGTATTCAAGCTCTCAGTAGAAGTACCTATGCCAAGCTTATGCCAGAGACCAAAGACACTACATCCTATTTCAGCTTCTATGATGTAACGGAAAAAGTGTCGATTGTGGTGGGCATGTTTAGTTTTGGTTATATCAACGAACTATCAGGCTCACAGAGAAATTCTGTTTTAGTACTAGTTATATTTTTTGTGATTGGATTGTTGATTCTGTTTTCAGGGGCTAAATTGCAGTCTAAACAGAAGGCACATGAAACTGCATAG
- a CDS encoding DUF3098 domain-containing protein encodes MSANNKTTPLFSKDNFLFMLIGGLVIALGMYLMSGGKSDDPSVFSNTEVYSKTRITIAPILIVVGLLIEVYAIFKKPKTA; translated from the coding sequence ATGAGCGCAAATAATAAAACCACTCCACTCTTTTCAAAAGACAACTTTTTATTCATGCTGATTGGCGGTCTTGTGATTGCCTTGGGTATGTATTTAATGAGTGGTGGCAAGAGTGATGACCCAAGTGTGTTTTCGAATACCGAAGTGTATAGCAAAACACGAATTACCATTGCACCTATTTTAATTGTAGTTGGATTACTGATTGAAGTGTACGCTATCTTTAAGAAACCAAAGACTGCATAA
- a CDS encoding cell division protein FtsX encodes MAQAGKASLKRGKPNYIYTIIGVALVLLIMGIMGWFFLNLNAVGNTFKEDIRLSAYMRTLNKDTIAQIQQYIAAKPYAKNVLYVDKNTAKEIWNKENNEDWAKILDVNPLPESIDFYAKAEYVNKDSLAVISADLMAAYGNQITDLQYPKSLVTNLNERASKIGLIFLVVAITLCVIVIISIDNTIRLAMFSNRFLIKTMQMVGATQSFIARPLNVRAIINGLISSGIAIVLMFSLIGWAEAQFPQLKAIRNTNHTLLLFGGLILLGVGISVLSTHRSVLKYLKMKLDDLY; translated from the coding sequence ATGGCGCAGGCAGGAAAAGCATCACTCAAGCGGGGAAAACCCAATTATATCTATACCATTATTGGCGTGGCCCTGGTATTGTTAATCATGGGAATCATGGGCTGGTTCTTTCTGAATCTGAACGCAGTTGGCAATACCTTCAAGGAAGATATTCGCTTAAGTGCTTATATGCGTACACTGAACAAGGATACCATTGCACAAATTCAACAATATATTGCGGCTAAACCTTACGCCAAAAACGTTTTGTATGTAGATAAGAACACAGCCAAGGAAATCTGGAACAAGGAAAACAATGAGGACTGGGCCAAAATTCTGGATGTTAATCCTTTGCCGGAGAGCATTGACTTTTATGCAAAAGCTGAATATGTAAACAAAGACAGTCTAGCCGTCATCAGCGCTGATTTAATGGCAGCGTATGGCAATCAGATTACTGATTTACAATACCCGAAAAGTTTGGTAACCAATTTAAATGAAAGAGCTTCCAAAATTGGGTTGATCTTCCTGGTAGTAGCCATCACCCTTTGTGTAATTGTTATCATAAGCATCGACAACACCATTCGTCTGGCCATGTTTAGCAATCGTTTTTTGATTAAGACGATGCAGATGGTGGGAGCCACACAGTCTTTTATTGCACGACCACTTAATGTCCGCGCCATTATCAATGGGCTCATCAGTTCGGGAATTGCTATTGTATTAATGTTCTCCTTAATTGGCTGGGCAGAAGCACAGTTCCCTCAGTTGAAAGCCATCCGCAATACCAATCATACCCTATTATTGTTTGGCGGTTTGATTTTGCTGGGCGTAGGTATTTCTGTACTGAGCACCCACAGAAGCGTGTTGAAATACCTGAAGATGAAACTGGATGATTTGTATTAA
- a CDS encoding undecaprenyl-diphosphate phosphatase, which translates to MTHLEAVIIAIIEGITEFLPISSTGHMIIASSFMGIAKDDFTKLFEVAIQLGAICSVVILFRGKFFPLNRWKFYLKLIIAVLPALILGALFSDTIDALLESPMVVSITMVLGGVALIFIDSFFKNPTISVDEEISNKKSFVIGFWQCVAMIPGVSRSAASIIGGMQQGLTRKLSAEFSFFLAVPTMAAATGYKLLKAYTETPDLIFTRNNIILLGLGNVVAFLVALLAIKFFITYLQKYGFKLFGWYRVIVGLILIILILTGHLK; encoded by the coding sequence ATGACTCATCTAGAAGCTGTCATCATCGCCATCATCGAAGGCATCACAGAGTTCCTCCCTATTTCTTCAACTGGTCATATGATTATTGCCAGTTCCTTTATGGGAATTGCCAAGGATGATTTTACCAAATTATTTGAAGTAGCCATTCAGTTGGGTGCTATTTGCTCAGTCGTAATTTTATTCAGAGGAAAATTCTTCCCGCTAAATCGCTGGAAATTTTATTTAAAACTGATCATTGCTGTTTTACCTGCATTAATTTTAGGGGCTTTGTTCTCCGACACCATTGATGCTTTATTGGAAAGCCCCATGGTGGTATCAATTACCATGGTATTGGGCGGAGTAGCTCTAATTTTTATTGATTCTTTTTTCAAGAACCCAACCATTTCTGTTGACGAAGAAATCTCCAATAAAAAATCTTTTGTAATTGGCTTTTGGCAATGTGTAGCCATGATACCAGGAGTTAGCAGAAGCGCAGCCAGTATTATCGGAGGTATGCAACAGGGATTAACCAGAAAACTATCTGCTGAATTTTCTTTTTTTCTGGCAGTTCCTACGATGGCAGCTGCAACTGGTTACAAATTATTGAAAGCATACACAGAAACGCCTGATTTAATATTTACCAGAAACAATATAATATTATTAGGTCTCGGAAATGTAGTTGCTTTCCTTGTTGCACTATTGGCTATTAAATTTTTCATCACTTATTTACAGAAATACGGCTTTAAATTATTTGGCTGGTACAGGGTTATTGTTGGTTTAATTCTAATTATCCTTATCTTAACAGGACACCTGAAATAA